A genomic stretch from Vibrio coralliilyticus includes:
- the ccoP gene encoding cytochrome-c oxidase, cbb3-type subunit III, which yields MTTFWSLWIIIITVGTLVGCAALLFWCLKDKMGVEEGADMGHEYDGIRELNNPLPKWWTYLFVGTFVFAAVYFTLYPGMGSFKGVLGWQSSDQLVTTVEESKASIARAQENKQLVQYAKELDDAETYFGEAFKRLAYVDGSSELRPIPEIAADDEAVKVGQRLFLQNCSQCHGSDARGQKGFPNLTDDAWLYGGEPEAIVTTVMQGRIGQMPAWKDALGEQGVKEVVSYTLSLSGRSVNAREAEAGKARFVVCAACHGTDGKGNPAVGAPDLTDQDWLFGGSRADVTETVMNGRSGVMPAWKDILGEDKVQLVSAYVWSLSNSEQ from the coding sequence ATGACGACATTTTGGAGTCTTTGGATCATCATCATCACAGTCGGAACACTGGTCGGCTGTGCTGCACTACTCTTCTGGTGCCTTAAAGATAAAATGGGCGTTGAAGAAGGTGCAGATATGGGTCACGAATACGATGGTATTCGTGAGCTAAACAACCCACTACCTAAATGGTGGACATATCTGTTTGTTGGTACATTCGTATTCGCAGCAGTTTACTTCACGCTATATCCAGGTATGGGTAGCTTCAAAGGTGTGCTGGGCTGGCAGAGTTCTGACCAACTAGTGACAACCGTGGAAGAATCAAAAGCATCTATCGCTAGAGCTCAAGAAAACAAACAGCTTGTGCAATACGCGAAAGAGCTAGACGATGCTGAAACTTACTTCGGTGAAGCGTTCAAGCGTCTGGCGTACGTTGATGGCTCTTCTGAGCTGCGCCCTATCCCAGAAATCGCCGCTGACGATGAAGCAGTGAAAGTAGGTCAACGATTGTTCCTGCAAAACTGTTCTCAGTGTCACGGTTCAGACGCTCGTGGTCAAAAAGGTTTCCCTAACTTGACTGATGATGCGTGGTTATATGGTGGTGAGCCAGAAGCGATTGTAACGACAGTAATGCAAGGTCGTATCGGTCAGATGCCAGCATGGAAAGACGCGCTTGGTGAGCAAGGTGTTAAAGAAGTCGTTAGCTACACGCTAAGCCTTTCTGGACGCTCTGTTAACGCACGTGAAGCTGAAGCGGGTAAAGCGCGCTTTGTTGTGTGTGCGGCGTGTCATGGTACTGATGGTAAGGGTAACCCTGCTGTTGGTGCTCCTGACTTGACTGATCAGGACTGGTTGTTCGGTGGCTCTCGCGCCGATGTGACTGAAACAGTAATGAATGGACGCTCTGGTGTGATGCCAGCGTGGAAAGACATTTTGGGCGAAGATAAAGTCCAACTCGTTTCAGCTTACGTCTGGAGCTTAAGCAACTCGGAACAATAA
- a CDS encoding MBL fold metallo-hydrolase produces the protein MRLILCLMTMFLSASTFSQTGIPKMSAENGYIEPFKMFDNVYYIGDKWVSSYAIDTSAGLVIIDTLDFPYSKWIPKNLQKLGLGDKSVSYIIVTHGHSDHVGGAEFLQSIYNSKVIMTEKGLELTKKQSEKSKGENKFMPPKVFKFAEDGSEVLLGDTKFKFYITPGHTEGDLSIDFLVKDNGSEYRAFVVGGHGVNFQNPALAKLYFASMKRIKKIAESSPVVTVNLSNHPHKNNLFANRDRLKEASPNNPFISEDNFFNFVDQQVDLATKEQQKASKPKVN, from the coding sequence ATGCGCTTAATTCTATGTTTGATGACAATGTTTTTGTCAGCTTCAACATTTTCTCAAACGGGTATACCTAAGATGAGTGCTGAAAACGGTTATATCGAGCCGTTTAAGATGTTCGACAATGTTTATTACATCGGGGATAAGTGGGTTTCTTCCTATGCGATAGATACATCAGCAGGTTTAGTGATTATTGATACCCTTGATTTTCCATACAGTAAATGGATTCCCAAAAACTTGCAGAAGTTGGGATTAGGCGATAAATCGGTGAGCTATATTATTGTAACGCATGGACATTCCGATCATGTGGGTGGGGCAGAGTTTCTGCAATCCATCTACAATTCCAAAGTGATCATGACAGAAAAGGGCTTAGAGCTAACTAAAAAGCAATCGGAAAAGAGTAAAGGTGAGAATAAATTCATGCCACCGAAAGTCTTTAAATTTGCCGAAGATGGATCTGAAGTTTTGTTAGGAGACACAAAATTTAAGTTTTACATCACGCCAGGGCATACCGAAGGTGACTTGTCGATTGATTTCTTAGTTAAAGATAATGGAAGCGAATATCGCGCTTTTGTCGTTGGTGGGCATGGCGTCAATTTCCAAAATCCTGCTCTCGCTAAGCTATACTTCGCGAGCATGAAGAGAATCAAAAAAATCGCCGAAAGTAGCCCAGTTGTAACGGTTAACTTGTCTAATCACCCTCATAAAAACAACCTGTTTGCCAATCGAGATAGATTGAAAGAGGCAAGTCCCAATAACCCTTTTATTAGCGAAGATAACTTTTTCAACTTTGTTGACCAACAAGTAGACTTAGCTACAAAGGAACAACAGAAAGCGAGCAAACCAAAAGTTAACTGA
- the ccoO gene encoding cytochrome-c oxidase, cbb3-type subunit II: MSSNSNNRHEIVERNVGLLAILIVFAISLGALVEITPLIFQKQTTEPVDNLRPYTALELEGRDIYIREGCNVCHSQMVRPFRSETERYGHYSVAGESVYEHPFLWGSKRTGPDLARVGGRYSDEWHRVHLLDPRELVPESNMPGFPWLADNVLDGKNTEKKLTVFRDQFGVPYTDEQIANASKDVEGKTEMDAIIAYLQSLGHAMK; encoded by the coding sequence ATGAGTTCTAATTCTAACAATCGCCACGAAATTGTTGAACGCAATGTCGGTTTGCTAGCGATTCTTATTGTTTTTGCAATCAGCTTGGGTGCACTTGTAGAGATCACCCCGCTCATTTTCCAAAAACAAACAACTGAGCCAGTGGATAACCTCCGACCATATACAGCTCTAGAGCTTGAAGGTCGTGATATCTACATCCGTGAAGGTTGTAATGTGTGCCACAGCCAAATGGTCCGCCCATTCCGTTCTGAAACAGAGCGTTATGGTCACTACTCTGTTGCTGGTGAAAGTGTATATGAGCACCCATTCTTATGGGGTTCTAAGCGTACAGGTCCAGACCTAGCACGCGTTGGTGGCCGTTACTCTGACGAGTGGCATCGAGTTCACCTACTTGATCCACGTGAGCTTGTTCCTGAGTCAAACATGCCTGGGTTCCCATGGCTGGCTGACAACGTTCTTGATGGCAAGAACACAGAGAAAAAGCTAACCGTCTTCCGCGATCAGTTTGGTGTTCCATACACGGATGAACAAATCGCAAACGCGTCTAAAGATGTAGAAGGTAAAACAGAGATGGATGCCATCATTGCTTACCTTCAGTCTCTTGGTCACGCAATGAAGTAA
- a CDS encoding FixH family protein gives MVKPWYKQFWPWFLIILPLTVVVWTIITVIVFSNNSVSLVTEDYYKKGKGINIDISKINVARDLGLSAKVFSDGNDVIIQFDKGELDHFPAITAMFAHRTLPDRDFSQLLTSDAKGQYRLSLNSELQGPWFIELTPHDKHWLVQGRVTFPSSSPVELSN, from the coding sequence ATGGTAAAGCCTTGGTATAAGCAGTTTTGGCCGTGGTTCCTAATCATCCTGCCGTTAACCGTCGTTGTTTGGACAATCATCACTGTCATCGTATTTTCTAATAATTCGGTGTCTCTGGTGACTGAGGATTACTATAAAAAAGGAAAAGGAATCAACATCGACATTTCGAAGATCAATGTTGCAAGAGATTTAGGCTTGTCAGCAAAGGTCTTTTCCGATGGTAATGATGTCATCATTCAGTTTGACAAAGGCGAGCTAGACCATTTTCCTGCGATCACAGCTATGTTCGCGCACCGAACTCTGCCAGATCGCGATTTCAGCCAGCTACTGACATCGGATGCAAAGGGTCAATACCGTTTATCTCTAAATTCTGAGCTTCAGGGGCCGTGGTTTATTGAACTCACCCCACATGATAAACATTGGTTGGTTCAAGGCCGAGTCACCTTCCCTTCATCATCTCCTGTAGAATTATCAAACTGA
- a CDS encoding cbb3-type cytochrome oxidase subunit 3 — MDIGTIHGIWTIVLFVCFIGVVWWAYGKSRQARFDEAANLVFADEEQTPSKEQGVTKQ, encoded by the coding sequence ATGGATATCGGTACTATTCATGGTATTTGGACCATAGTGCTTTTCGTGTGCTTTATAGGTGTAGTTTGGTGGGCATATGGCAAGAGTCGTCAAGCCCGCTTCGATGAAGCTGCGAACCTTGTTTTTGCCGATGAAGAGCAAACGCCCTCAAAAGAACAAGGAGTGACTAAGCAATGA
- a CDS encoding metal-dependent hydrolase — MDPLTQGLIGAALPQSVCNKKHVLVAGGLGLLAGMSPDLDVLIRSSSDPLLFLEYHRQFTHSLFFIPFGSLLCALVLHWLLARRCGLAFGQSWLYCTLGYSTHALLDACTSYGTQLLWPFTQERYAWNMVSVVDPIFTFPILICLAVTFRKPTPWGARIALLWGLTYLSLGIIQKERAYNEGLQLAQERNHSPNRIEVKPSFANILVWKVIYETNGHYHVDAIRLGRSAKIYSGESIAKLDINRDLPWLKQNSQQAKDIERFRRFSNGYLALHPNDKLSVIDVRYSMIPNQFDPMWSIKLSPSLAPEQHARYVTNREHFTTKRQDFWEILLGLGGGASE, encoded by the coding sequence ATGGATCCGCTAACACAGGGGTTAATTGGGGCGGCGTTGCCTCAGTCAGTATGCAATAAAAAACACGTACTCGTTGCCGGTGGTTTAGGCCTGCTTGCAGGAATGTCACCAGATTTGGATGTGCTGATTCGTTCTTCTAGCGATCCTTTATTGTTTCTGGAGTACCATAGACAGTTTACTCATTCACTTTTCTTTATCCCTTTCGGTAGCTTGCTTTGTGCTTTGGTCTTGCATTGGCTCTTAGCTAGAAGGTGTGGGCTAGCGTTTGGTCAAAGTTGGTTATATTGCACACTTGGTTATAGTACCCATGCGTTGCTTGATGCCTGTACGTCCTATGGCACTCAGTTGCTTTGGCCTTTTACTCAAGAGCGGTATGCATGGAACATGGTGTCTGTGGTCGACCCCATTTTTACTTTTCCGATCTTGATATGCCTTGCCGTTACGTTTCGAAAGCCAACACCTTGGGGAGCAAGGATTGCTTTGCTATGGGGTTTGACCTATCTATCTTTGGGCATCATACAAAAAGAAAGAGCTTACAACGAAGGCTTGCAATTGGCTCAGGAGCGAAATCATTCTCCAAACCGAATAGAGGTGAAACCGAGCTTTGCTAATATACTGGTGTGGAAAGTGATTTATGAAACAAACGGACACTATCACGTAGACGCCATTAGGCTAGGTAGATCTGCCAAAATTTACAGCGGGGAATCAATTGCCAAGTTAGATATTAATAGAGATCTTCCATGGCTCAAACAGAATTCACAACAGGCTAAAGATATTGAACGCTTTCGCCGCTTTTCAAACGGTTATCTAGCCCTACATCCAAATGATAAATTGAGTGTTATTGATGTCCGCTATTCCATGATCCCTAACCAGTTTGACCCAATGTGGAGTATCAAGCTTTCACCTTCTTTAGCCCCAGAACAGCATGCTCGATATGTTACAAACAGAGAGCATTTCACGACAAAGAGGCAAGATTTTTGGGAGATATTGCTCGGTCTCGGAGGTGGTGCTAGTGAATAA
- a CDS encoding heavy metal translocating P-type ATPase: MCESCYHCGEEVPVNTDFKVEILGEIRAMCCPGCETVAQTIVDSGLVSYYQYRTAPAEKADLVPEQLQALIHYDNEEVQSEFVRNAEDKAEVTLSLEGVSCAACAWLIEKQVSTRTGVLSIRVNTTTNRAILAWDKTQTKLSELLSSIHQLGYKAAPFEADKQEAAYHESMKQYLYRLGIAGLATMQVMMLAVALYLEVFGDLEPEFKSYFRWVSLIFATPVMLYSALPFYLNAWRSIRSRTLGMDVPVSLAMIFAYFASLVATVTEQGEVFFESISMFAFFLLVGRFLEMRARRKAAAASGNLLKLIPAIATKLDGDQVPVKTLKLGDQIRVLPGEHIPADGRIIKGRVHIDESMLTGESVPVVKNIDDHVYAGTLNGEESFELEVMSTKADSMISNIVRLQDEAQLSKPKIAQIADVVARYFVAIILVIAAGTWFFWHQTKPDDAFWIMLSVLVATCPCALSLATPTALTCATSRMGNLGILLRKGHVFETLCKVNHLIIDKTGTLTHGDIVISEVNTFSDTSKEEALALAASLESHANHPIARAFKSYQNVDIQVTDVENMIGSGIQGVHQGKKVKIGSAHFILGEQAQAEPNSVYLSLDDQHIATFTYQDPIRAESKTFIERFKQAGIKVTLLTGDSESNANVVAKEIGIETVIAEAKPQDKLEYLKKVDGTDVTMMIGDGINDAPTLAGAHLSIAMGGGADVAKASADMVLLGDQLDRILEARTLALQTRKIIRENLIWSLGYNVLILPLAVAGFVAPYFAVVGMSASSIIVVSNSLRLLKEKGK, encoded by the coding sequence ATGTGTGAATCGTGTTATCACTGCGGTGAAGAAGTACCAGTCAACACGGACTTTAAAGTCGAAATCTTAGGAGAAATCAGGGCAATGTGCTGCCCTGGTTGTGAAACTGTCGCCCAAACGATTGTCGATAGTGGCTTAGTCTCTTACTACCAGTATCGTACTGCCCCCGCGGAAAAAGCCGATTTGGTGCCTGAACAACTTCAGGCACTGATTCATTATGATAACGAAGAAGTCCAATCTGAGTTTGTGAGAAACGCCGAAGACAAAGCCGAAGTGACCTTGTCACTAGAAGGCGTTTCATGTGCAGCATGTGCTTGGCTAATTGAAAAGCAAGTTTCCACTCGTACTGGCGTTCTTTCTATTCGAGTCAATACTACGACAAACCGCGCAATCCTAGCATGGGATAAAACCCAAACTAAACTCAGCGAACTGCTTTCTAGTATTCATCAGCTCGGTTACAAAGCTGCACCTTTTGAAGCAGACAAACAAGAAGCCGCCTATCATGAATCCATGAAGCAATACCTTTATCGACTGGGTATTGCTGGTTTGGCAACCATGCAAGTAATGATGCTGGCTGTCGCACTTTATTTGGAAGTATTTGGTGACTTAGAGCCTGAATTTAAAAGCTACTTTCGTTGGGTGAGTTTAATCTTCGCAACCCCAGTAATGCTCTACTCTGCCCTTCCATTCTACCTCAATGCATGGCGAAGCATTCGCAGCCGAACGCTAGGCATGGATGTCCCCGTCTCATTGGCCATGATCTTCGCGTACTTTGCCAGCTTGGTAGCAACCGTCACTGAGCAAGGTGAAGTCTTTTTTGAGTCCATCTCTATGTTTGCGTTTTTCCTACTCGTAGGTCGTTTTCTTGAGATGCGTGCTCGGCGTAAAGCGGCAGCGGCAAGTGGCAACCTTCTAAAGCTTATCCCCGCTATTGCAACAAAGCTGGATGGCGATCAGGTCCCTGTAAAAACGCTCAAACTCGGTGACCAAATTCGCGTTCTTCCGGGAGAGCACATTCCTGCAGACGGGAGAATCATTAAAGGGCGTGTCCATATTGATGAATCCATGTTAACTGGCGAATCTGTACCAGTGGTCAAGAATATCGATGACCATGTGTATGCAGGCACCTTGAATGGTGAAGAATCTTTCGAGCTTGAGGTGATGTCCACAAAAGCAGACTCAATGATTTCCAATATTGTTCGCTTACAAGATGAAGCCCAGCTATCAAAGCCTAAAATCGCGCAAATTGCAGATGTTGTCGCTCGCTACTTTGTCGCTATCATATTGGTCATTGCAGCAGGCACTTGGTTTTTCTGGCATCAAACTAAACCTGACGACGCGTTTTGGATCATGCTGTCGGTTTTAGTGGCAACTTGTCCTTGTGCACTATCTCTGGCAACACCAACCGCATTAACTTGTGCGACTTCTCGAATGGGTAACCTCGGTATATTACTTCGAAAAGGCCACGTCTTTGAGACTCTCTGTAAAGTCAACCATCTTATTATCGACAAAACTGGCACGCTAACACATGGCGATATAGTGATCAGTGAAGTAAACACCTTCTCTGATACCTCAAAAGAAGAAGCCTTAGCGCTCGCGGCCTCACTGGAATCGCACGCAAATCATCCGATCGCGAGAGCTTTTAAATCATATCAAAATGTTGATATTCAAGTCACTGATGTTGAAAACATGATTGGCTCTGGCATTCAAGGTGTACATCAAGGCAAAAAAGTTAAGATTGGCAGTGCACACTTCATATTAGGCGAACAAGCTCAAGCGGAACCTAACTCCGTTTACCTAAGCCTTGATGATCAGCACATTGCCACCTTCACATACCAAGACCCAATTCGGGCTGAGTCCAAAACATTCATCGAACGTTTCAAGCAGGCAGGCATCAAAGTCACTCTGTTAACGGGTGATTCTGAATCAAATGCAAATGTTGTCGCTAAAGAAATCGGTATCGAAACCGTTATTGCCGAAGCCAAACCTCAAGATAAACTTGAGTATCTGAAAAAAGTGGATGGAACGGATGTGACAATGATGATTGGCGATGGCATTAATGATGCCCCTACTCTTGCAGGAGCACACCTTTCAATTGCTATGGGGGGCGGTGCTGATGTAGCAAAGGCCTCAGCAGATATGGTCCTTCTGGGTGACCAACTTGACCGGATTCTTGAAGCTCGAACACTGGCTTTGCAAACACGTAAAATCATCCGTGAAAACCTAATATGGTCTCTTGGATATAACGTGTTGATTCTGCCATTAGCAGTTGCTGGGTTTGTTGCACCATATTTTGCAGTTGTTGGTATGTCTGCAAGCTCAATTATTGTAGTATCTAATTCTCTACGCTTGCTCAAAGAGAAAGGTAAATAA
- the ccoN gene encoding cytochrome-c oxidase, cbb3-type subunit I, whose protein sequence is MSQEKQLEQNYNYTVVRQFTLVTILWGIVGMGVGVLIAAQLVWPQLNFDTPWLTYSRLRPLHTNAVIFAFGTSALFATSYYVVQRTCQTRLFGGPLVAFTFWGWQAIILAAAITLPLGMTSGKEYAELEWPIDIAIAVVWVSYAIVFFGTLIKRNTSHIYVANWFFGAFIITVAVLHIVNSMAIPVSMGKSYSIYSGAVDAMVQWWYGHNAVGFLLTAGFLGMMYYFVPKQAERPVYSYRLSIVHFWALVSLYIWAGPHHLHYTALPDWTQSIGMVMSLVLFAPSWGGMINGIMTLSGAWHKLRYDPILRFLIVSLSFYGMSTFEGPMMSIKTVNALSHYTDWTIGHVHSGALGWVAMVSIGSVYHLVPRLFGQERMYSVSMINAHFWLATIGTVLYIVAMWISGVMQGLMWRAVNSDGTLTYSFVESVQASYPFYFVRFLGGFIFLTGMFLMAYNTYKTVTAPKDSLKAIPQPA, encoded by the coding sequence ATGAGCCAAGAAAAGCAGCTTGAACAAAACTACAACTATACGGTCGTCCGTCAATTCACCTTAGTAACTATTCTATGGGGTATTGTCGGTATGGGCGTTGGTGTTTTGATTGCCGCTCAATTAGTTTGGCCACAGCTAAACTTTGATACGCCGTGGTTGACGTACAGTCGTTTACGTCCTCTGCATACTAATGCGGTTATTTTTGCGTTTGGTACAAGTGCTCTGTTCGCAACGTCTTACTACGTTGTACAGCGTACCTGTCAAACTCGTTTATTTGGTGGCCCTCTTGTTGCCTTCACCTTCTGGGGATGGCAAGCAATCATTTTAGCCGCAGCAATTACTCTACCGTTAGGTATGACCTCTGGTAAGGAGTATGCGGAACTGGAATGGCCGATCGACATCGCTATCGCAGTGGTTTGGGTATCTTATGCTATCGTGTTCTTCGGGACATTGATCAAGCGTAATACATCTCACATCTACGTAGCGAACTGGTTCTTCGGAGCCTTCATCATTACAGTAGCGGTTCTTCATATCGTTAACAGCATGGCGATCCCTGTCTCCATGGGCAAATCTTACTCGATTTACTCTGGTGCTGTGGATGCAATGGTTCAATGGTGGTACGGACATAACGCAGTAGGCTTCCTACTCACTGCGGGTTTCCTTGGTATGATGTACTACTTTGTTCCTAAGCAAGCTGAACGTCCTGTTTATTCTTACCGTCTATCTATCGTTCACTTCTGGGCGCTTGTATCTCTATACATTTGGGCAGGCCCTCACCACTTACACTACACAGCGCTTCCTGATTGGACGCAGTCTATTGGTATGGTGATGTCTCTGGTGCTATTCGCACCTTCTTGGGGTGGTATGATCAATGGTATCATGACGCTGTCTGGCGCTTGGCACAAACTTCGTTATGACCCAATTCTTCGTTTCCTAATCGTATCTCTATCGTTCTACGGTATGTCTACGTTTGAAGGTCCAATGATGTCAATTAAGACAGTTAACGCACTGTCTCACTACACTGACTGGACTATCGGCCACGTACACTCTGGTGCACTTGGTTGGGTTGCAATGGTTTCTATCGGTTCTGTATACCACCTAGTTCCTCGCCTGTTTGGTCAAGAGCGTATGTACTCTGTGAGCATGATCAACGCGCACTTCTGGTTGGCAACAATCGGTACGGTTCTATACATCGTTGCAATGTGGATCTCTGGCGTAATGCAAGGTCTGATGTGGCGTGCAGTAAACTCTGACGGTACGTTAACTTACAGCTTCGTTGAATCTGTACAGGCATCTTACCCGTTCTACTTCGTACGTTTCCTAGGTGGTTTCATCTTCCTAACTGGTATGTTCTTGATGGCGTACAACACGTATAAGACTGTCACAGCGCCAAAAGATAGCCTTAAAGCTATCCCACAGCCGGCATAA
- the ccoS gene encoding cbb3-type cytochrome oxidase assembly protein CcoS yields the protein MESLYILIPIAIVLVCVAIAIFLWAVKSDQFEDLERQGHNILFDEDEKNKSPHK from the coding sequence ATGGAAAGCCTTTATATTCTGATCCCAATTGCTATCGTATTAGTGTGTGTCGCTATTGCAATCTTCCTATGGGCAGTTAAAAGCGATCAATTTGAGGATCTAGAGCGACAAGGTCATAACATCCTGTTTGATGAAGACGAGAAGAACAAGAGTCCCCACAAATGA